One region of Edaphobacter bradus genomic DNA includes:
- a CDS encoding carboxymuconolactone decarboxylase family protein — MSRISPVVSSNVDNKVASTLSQVGKSLGMVPNLFATLAHAPVALDGFLSLSKTLSRGRLSAAQREIVALAVGQENECQYCLSAHTAMAKAEGVSEAEALKARAGDGEDPFDRALASFAKKIVRQRGHVSDEDIKNARKAGIDDGLMMEVVANVAVNTLTNYANELAGTEIDFPVVEVKF, encoded by the coding sequence ATGTCCCGCATTAGTCCTGTTGTTTCATCGAATGTCGATAACAAGGTTGCCAGCACGCTTTCCCAGGTAGGGAAGAGTCTGGGAATGGTTCCGAACCTGTTTGCGACGCTGGCACATGCTCCCGTGGCTTTGGATGGGTTCCTGTCGCTGTCGAAGACGCTTTCGCGTGGCCGCCTTTCAGCCGCTCAGCGCGAGATTGTGGCCCTGGCGGTAGGCCAGGAGAACGAGTGCCAGTACTGCCTCTCGGCGCATACGGCCATGGCGAAGGCTGAAGGCGTAAGCGAGGCGGAAGCCCTGAAGGCGCGTGCAGGAGACGGCGAGGATCCCTTTGACCGTGCGCTGGCGTCGTTCGCGAAGAAGATCGTTCGTCAGCGCGGTCATGTTTCGGACGAGGATATCAAGAACGCGCGGAAGGCGGGGATCGATGACGGCCTGATGATGGAGGTCGTTGCCAATGTCGCGGTGAATACGTTGACCAACTATGCCAATGAACTTGCCGGTACTGAGATCGACTTTCCCGTGGTGGAGGTGAAGTTCTGA
- a CDS encoding YkgB family protein: protein MNRVLSGQATIAEKEDIMFSADLSTKTKSNLTKLAAWINDRNVPFLITSIGMIVMLLWAGSYKMTAPGAEGIVPLVSNSPLIWWHFKLFGPYMGSDLIGLTEWLSAVLIIAGYFRPKAGIVGGLIATIMFFTTSTMVITTPGAIISVPGIHGMRYMSFLGLFLFKDVISLGVSFYLISYFGKKAILSENKC, encoded by the coding sequence ATGAACCGGGTTCTGTCAGGACAAGCAACTATCGCGGAAAAAGAAGACATAATGTTTTCTGCTGACCTCTCAACTAAAACAAAAAGCAATTTAACCAAATTAGCTGCATGGATAAATGATCGCAATGTCCCCTTCCTGATCACCAGTATTGGCATGATCGTTATGCTCCTTTGGGCCGGGTCTTATAAGATGACGGCTCCCGGCGCCGAAGGCATAGTTCCCCTGGTTTCTAACAGCCCTCTGATCTGGTGGCACTTTAAGTTATTCGGTCCCTATATGGGATCGGACCTTATCGGCCTTACCGAGTGGCTTTCCGCCGTCTTGATTATCGCAGGCTATTTTCGCCCCAAGGCCGGCATCGTAGGAGGGCTCATCGCAACGATCATGTTCTTTACAACCAGCACTATGGTCATAACTACCCCCGGCGCGATTATTTCCGTACCTGGGATTCACGGGATGAGGTACATGAGTTTCTTGGGCCTGTTCCTTTTCAAGGACGTTATATCCCTCGGAGTGTCCTTTTATCTGATCAGCTATTTCGGCAAGAAGGCGATCCTTTCCGAAAACAAATGCTAA
- a CDS encoding DUF3303 family protein, whose translation MRMIMYVSFPVETFNAAVRDGSAGAKMKRILDQLKPEAAYFTDRHGQRSGVLIVDLADPSKIPALAEPFFLLFNAAVELHPVMRPEDLAAAGLEGLGKAWA comes from the coding sequence ATGCGCATGATTATGTATGTTTCGTTTCCAGTCGAGACCTTCAATGCAGCGGTCAGAGACGGCTCCGCCGGAGCCAAGATGAAGCGAATTCTTGATCAGTTGAAGCCTGAGGCCGCGTACTTCACGGACCGCCACGGCCAACGGAGCGGTGTTCTGATAGTGGACCTGGCGGACCCGTCGAAGATTCCGGCGCTCGCCGAGCCGTTCTTTCTTTTGTTCAACGCGGCGGTTGAGCTGCATCCCGTGATGAGACCGGAGGACCTTGCGGCTGCCGGTCTGGAAGGACTGGGCAAGGCGTGGGCATGA
- a CDS encoding FkbM family methyltransferase — MSLKQIALKYIPNPVLQPVRARHYQNQLKHYDLNAEPDLLGCKALLRPGDIVIDIGANIGVYTRFCSEFVGASGRVFSLEPIPETFSYLTNNVRSLGLTNVSCYNLAASDHDQDRATMSIPQYSTGGANIYEATLSQTGDIPVKVTRLDTLFPDLSPNLIKCDVEGHEVACINGALQIIARARPRWIVEVSGPRTFELFASLGYDAFVYDKGSFRPAIPTDKTPNYFFFPRENNPSQGSA, encoded by the coding sequence ATGTCACTTAAGCAAATTGCATTGAAGTACATTCCTAATCCTGTCCTGCAGCCAGTACGTGCCCGCCACTACCAGAACCAGTTGAAGCATTACGACCTCAACGCCGAACCCGATCTCCTCGGCTGCAAAGCCCTGTTGCGGCCCGGCGACATCGTCATCGACATCGGCGCCAACATCGGGGTCTACACCCGCTTCTGCTCGGAGTTCGTCGGCGCCTCCGGCCGAGTCTTCTCCCTTGAACCCATCCCCGAGACCTTTTCCTACCTCACCAACAACGTTCGCTCTCTCGGCCTGACAAACGTCAGCTGTTACAACTTGGCTGCTTCCGATCACGACCAGGACCGCGCTACCATGAGCATTCCGCAGTACTCCACTGGCGGTGCCAACATCTACGAGGCCACCCTCTCTCAGACCGGCGACATTCCCGTCAAAGTCACCCGACTCGACACCCTCTTTCCCGACCTCTCCCCCAACCTCATCAAGTGCGATGTAGAGGGGCACGAAGTCGCCTGCATCAACGGCGCGCTCCAGATCATAGCCCGCGCTCGTCCGCGCTGGATCGTCGAGGTCTCCGGACCCCGAACCTTCGAGCTCTTCGCCTCGCTCGGCTATGACGCCTTCGTCTACGACAAGGGCTCGTTCCGCCCTGCCATCCCCACCGACAAGACACCCAACTACTTCTTCTTCCCCCGCGAGAACAACCCCTCTCAAGGCTCCGCCTGA
- a CDS encoding DUF2934 domain-containing protein: MSAEKTEKKPRKAPVKKTAVAQAAGETKAKAAPKAKTVKIAEVEVTAVSTKVTPWPSHEQIAMLAHRYYMERGWQDGFHLQDWLRAEQDLLAAS; the protein is encoded by the coding sequence ATGAGTGCAGAGAAGACGGAGAAAAAGCCGAGGAAAGCTCCGGTGAAGAAGACGGCGGTGGCGCAGGCGGCAGGTGAGACGAAGGCCAAGGCGGCTCCGAAGGCGAAGACGGTAAAGATTGCAGAAGTTGAAGTTACAGCGGTTTCGACGAAGGTTACGCCGTGGCCGAGCCATGAACAGATCGCGATGCTTGCGCACAGGTACTACATGGAGCGCGGGTGGCAGGACGGGTTCCACCTGCAGGATTGGCTGCGGGCGGAACAGGACCTGCTGGCGGCTTCGTAG
- a CDS encoding O-methyltransferase has translation MGLFRKKIKQEHKVMLQAERAAGALLPEYHRPTPECPQPERWHMYDSMTAEAEVLEFLRTLITTLKPALVVETGSFLGVSTLWIAEGLKANGFGKIISCEFDPVVFAKAKEKIAASGLSEWIELRNESSLEMHIEGTIDIFFSDSDMPIREAEVKRFLPQIRPTGLILMHDASSHLKTVRDAAFRLEAEGLVSAIFLPTPRGLVLAQRREGRA, from the coding sequence ATGGGTCTGTTCCGCAAGAAGATCAAGCAGGAGCACAAAGTCATGCTCCAGGCCGAGCGCGCCGCCGGGGCCCTCCTGCCCGAGTACCACCGCCCAACCCCCGAGTGCCCTCAACCCGAGCGCTGGCACATGTACGATTCCATGACCGCCGAGGCCGAAGTCCTCGAGTTCCTCCGCACCCTCATCACCACCCTCAAGCCCGCGCTCGTCGTCGAAACCGGCTCATTCCTCGGAGTCTCCACCCTCTGGATCGCCGAAGGCCTCAAGGCCAACGGCTTCGGCAAGATCATCTCCTGCGAGTTCGACCCCGTCGTCTTCGCCAAGGCAAAAGAAAAGATCGCGGCTTCGGGCCTGTCTGAGTGGATCGAGCTCCGCAACGAGTCCTCTCTCGAGATGCACATCGAAGGCACCATCGACATCTTTTTCTCCGACTCCGACATGCCCATCCGCGAAGCCGAGGTCAAGCGCTTTCTCCCGCAGATCCGCCCAACCGGCCTCATTCTGATGCACGACGCCAGCTCACACCTCAAGACCGTCCGCGACGCCGCCTTCCGTCTCGAAGCCGAGGGACTCGTCTCCGCCATCTTCCTGCCCACCCCCCGCGGACTTGTCCTCGCCCAGCGCCGCGAAGGCCGAGCCTGA
- a CDS encoding BON domain-containing protein → MPRFTAARGATTLVALSLATLPVLAQETQPRPTYSQEDTLRIAKEVRKRLLGLTNFSVFDWLAFGIHGKAVVLRGYASRPTLKSDAERAVKGISGVESVENNIEVLPNSPNDDRIRAAVYNRIYTQPVLRKYNANQGSIGRAIGPGPNIAARAGGITNSPPIGFHAIHIIVKNGNVILAGVVNNQTDADIAYIQANGTSGVFSVNNDLEFPGAVPKTPK, encoded by the coding sequence ATGCCACGTTTCACTGCCGCTCGTGGTGCCACCACCCTCGTGGCCCTCAGCCTCGCAACCCTCCCGGTCCTGGCCCAGGAGACCCAGCCCCGCCCCACCTACTCGCAGGAGGACACCCTCCGCATCGCCAAGGAAGTCCGTAAGCGTCTGTTGGGCCTTACCAACTTTAGCGTCTTCGATTGGCTCGCCTTTGGAATCCACGGCAAAGCCGTCGTCCTCCGCGGTTACGCCTCCCGCCCCACCCTCAAGAGCGACGCTGAAAGGGCCGTCAAGGGCATCTCCGGCGTCGAGAGCGTCGAAAACAATATCGAGGTACTTCCCAACTCACCCAACGACGACCGCATCCGCGCTGCCGTCTATAACCGCATCTACACCCAGCCTGTTCTGCGCAAATACAACGCCAACCAGGGTTCCATCGGACGCGCCATCGGTCCCGGCCCCAACATAGCCGCTAGGGCTGGAGGCATCACCAACTCTCCACCCATCGGCTTCCACGCCATTCACATCATCGTGAAGAACGGCAACGTTATCCTCGCTGGTGTCGTCAACAACCAGACTGACGCCGACATCGCGTACATCCAGGCCAACGGAACGTCTGGCGTCTTCAGCGTCAACAACGATCTCGAGTTCCCCGGCGCCGTTCCAAAGACCCCCAAGTAG
- a CDS encoding LytR/AlgR family response regulator transcription factor: MSLTALIIDDEPLARQELQYLLEHGGGVEVLAQGTNGIEAVELIRTHKPDVVFLDVQMPGLDGFAVLKKLLDRKVQLPQVVFATAYNQYAVKAFEVNAVDYLLKPFDRKRVMQTIEKAERRLAALAATESAGMNPETGAKLDALLKLVEEQAQAPKFQMGRPTGKVVVRAQSRLLLVAQKEICFASIEEGTITVVTPTVEGHSNCRTLEELQEQLSPEDFWRVHRSYLVNIQHIREVVPWFKSSYQLRMDDPKKTEIPVSRAQTKRLRELFNL; this comes from the coding sequence ATGTCCTTGACTGCCCTCATCATCGACGACGAACCGCTTGCCCGACAGGAGCTGCAGTATCTCTTGGAACACGGCGGCGGGGTCGAGGTCCTCGCCCAGGGGACCAACGGGATCGAAGCGGTGGAGCTGATCCGGACTCACAAGCCTGATGTGGTTTTTCTCGACGTGCAGATGCCGGGGCTGGATGGCTTTGCGGTCCTGAAAAAGCTGCTGGACCGCAAGGTGCAGCTGCCCCAGGTGGTCTTTGCGACGGCTTACAACCAGTATGCGGTGAAGGCGTTCGAGGTGAACGCGGTCGATTATCTGTTGAAACCGTTTGATCGCAAGCGGGTGATGCAGACGATCGAGAAGGCAGAGAGAAGGCTGGCGGCGCTCGCTGCGACGGAGTCGGCCGGGATGAACCCGGAGACGGGAGCGAAGCTGGATGCGCTGCTGAAGCTGGTGGAGGAGCAGGCTCAAGCTCCGAAGTTCCAGATGGGCAGACCAACGGGCAAGGTGGTGGTGCGGGCGCAGAGCCGGCTGCTGCTGGTGGCGCAGAAGGAGATCTGCTTCGCTTCGATTGAGGAAGGGACGATTACTGTGGTGACGCCGACAGTGGAGGGCCACTCGAACTGCCGGACGCTTGAGGAGCTGCAGGAGCAGCTCTCGCCAGAGGATTTCTGGAGGGTGCACCGATCGTACCTGGTGAACATTCAGCACATCCGCGAGGTGGTGCCGTGGTTCAAGTCGAGCTATCAGCTCAGGATGGATGACCCGAAGAAGACGGAGATTCCGGTGAGCCGGGCACAGACGAAGCGGCTGCGGGAGCTGTTCAATCTGTAG
- a CDS encoding zinc ribbon domain-containing protein, with the protein MTMPTMPWKRDVSRSEEALAGNEDQLSLIPAWSVILAVLVFAAVQYLFHVVLPHHKHEMLPMRLLMGYSWGTALASYVLLVGYVSRDVKRRKMPAGLWMLIVLLLPGGIGAVVYFMLRQPILMPCPHCRTEITSSYHFCPQCQFQLAPVCGRCFRGVQITDVYCVQCGHDLAEDHAPARLRAYSD; encoded by the coding sequence ATGACGATGCCGACGATGCCGTGGAAGCGCGATGTGAGCCGATCGGAGGAGGCGCTGGCTGGTAATGAAGACCAGCTCAGCCTGATCCCCGCGTGGTCGGTGATTCTGGCGGTGTTAGTTTTTGCGGCGGTCCAGTACCTGTTTCATGTGGTGTTGCCACACCATAAGCATGAGATGCTGCCGATGCGGCTGTTGATGGGCTACTCGTGGGGGACGGCGCTGGCCAGCTACGTTCTGCTGGTGGGCTATGTGAGCCGCGATGTGAAGCGCCGCAAGATGCCTGCAGGGTTGTGGATGCTGATCGTTCTGCTGCTGCCGGGCGGGATCGGCGCGGTGGTGTACTTCATGCTGCGGCAGCCGATTCTGATGCCGTGTCCGCACTGCCGGACGGAAATTACGTCGAGCTACCACTTCTGCCCGCAGTGCCAGTTTCAACTGGCTCCGGTGTGCGGGCGGTGCTTTCGCGGCGTGCAGATCACGGATGTGTACTGCGTGCAGTGCGGGCACGACCTGGCTGAGGACCATGCTCCGGCGAGGCTGCGGGCGTATAGTGACTAG
- a CDS encoding RNA polymerase sigma factor, whose translation MNRGSATIAVKHAAALTLSENMVIARGLKLQDPELLDHLIEQYQHRLLRFLLFLTGKREVAEDLFQETWMRVLLRGAQYNGKARFDTWLFTIARNLVIDLSRKRTMVSLDAMNDSIEDDRPFEVAMEGPSPLEQLQAREDSAEVSEVLLKLDGPSREVLVLRFYEEMSLEEISGVTRAPLSTVKSRLYRGLAALKPEVEKLRLTRGTSEAAV comes from the coding sequence ATGAACCGCGGATCTGCCACGATCGCTGTCAAGCACGCCGCCGCTCTGACGCTGAGCGAGAATATGGTGATCGCTCGCGGGTTGAAGCTGCAGGACCCGGAGCTTCTGGACCATCTGATTGAGCAGTACCAGCACAGGCTACTGCGGTTTCTCCTGTTTCTGACGGGCAAGCGCGAGGTGGCAGAAGACCTGTTCCAGGAGACCTGGATGCGGGTGCTGCTGCGCGGGGCACAGTACAACGGCAAAGCACGGTTCGATACTTGGCTTTTTACGATTGCGCGGAACCTGGTGATCGATCTCTCACGCAAGCGGACGATGGTCAGCCTGGATGCGATGAACGACTCGATCGAGGATGATCGTCCGTTCGAGGTGGCGATGGAGGGGCCATCGCCGCTGGAGCAGCTTCAGGCGCGGGAGGACTCGGCCGAGGTGAGCGAGGTCCTGCTGAAGCTGGATGGGCCTTCGCGCGAGGTTTTGGTTTTGCGGTTTTATGAAGAGATGTCGCTGGAGGAGATTTCAGGGGTGACCCGGGCTCCGCTGTCGACGGTGAAGTCGAGGCTTTATCGCGGGCTGGCCGCGCTGAAGCCTGAGGTGGAGAAGCTGCGGTTGACTCGGGGAACCTCGGAGGCGGCGGTATGA
- the rlmB gene encoding 23S rRNA (guanosine(2251)-2'-O)-methyltransferase RlmB, producing MEVLYGLHPVEEAIRSGARQLDHISVARERSGARGNSDARLEAVIALARAAKIRISLEPRDQLTRLAKTDAHQGILAFVRERQFLTVEDLLARPATQPGHPRFFLALDGLEDPHNLGALLRTADGTGVDGVLIPERRSAPITATVAKTSAGASEHVRIARVTNLVRALEQMKKAHVWVVGLDERGTPDYTDYDFSSDTVLVLGREGAGLHDLVKKTCDHLLRIPMAGQVSSLNVSVAGAVVMYEALRQRRVPSVQQKTAQASKRTKERKGLGS from the coding sequence ATGGAAGTTCTCTACGGCCTCCATCCCGTTGAGGAGGCCATCCGCTCCGGCGCCCGTCAGCTGGACCACATCTCTGTAGCACGCGAACGCAGCGGCGCCCGCGGCAACTCTGACGCCCGCCTCGAAGCCGTCATCGCCCTCGCCCGCGCAGCCAAAATCCGCATCTCCCTCGAGCCCCGCGACCAGCTCACCCGGCTCGCCAAAACCGACGCCCACCAGGGCATCCTCGCCTTCGTCCGCGAGCGCCAGTTCCTCACCGTCGAAGACCTCCTCGCTCGGCCGGCAACGCAGCCCGGCCACCCCCGCTTCTTCCTCGCCCTCGACGGCCTCGAAGACCCCCACAACCTCGGCGCGCTTCTCCGCACCGCCGACGGTACCGGCGTCGACGGCGTCCTCATCCCCGAGCGCCGCAGCGCTCCCATCACCGCCACCGTCGCCAAAACCTCCGCCGGCGCCTCCGAGCACGTCCGCATCGCCCGCGTCACCAACCTCGTCCGTGCCCTCGAGCAGATGAAGAAGGCCCACGTCTGGGTCGTCGGACTCGACGAGCGCGGAACCCCCGACTACACCGACTACGACTTCTCCTCCGACACGGTCCTCGTCCTCGGACGCGAAGGCGCGGGTCTCCACGACTTAGTCAAAAAGACCTGCGACCACCTCCTCCGCATCCCCATGGCCGGCCAGGTCTCCTCGCTCAACGTCTCCGTCGCCGGAGCCGTCGTCATGTACGAGGCCCTGCGCCAACGCCGCGTCCCATCCGTCCAACAAAAGACCGCGCAAGCCTCAAAGCGCACCAAAGAACGCAAAGGTCTGGGGTCCTGA
- a CDS encoding M1 family aminopeptidase, with amino-acid sequence MLSSASRCLSILLAVLLAQTSLAPAQKQPAPQPPQQPTQQKEPSDTLEPGPAPPPGTVLFNRNINQEQTPQPPAQQPAPEKELVTPTDAERASLTFTAYDLALHISPATSHLAAHAQFTVKNTGPSPLPRLALQLSSTLHWESVTLRTAGSTQPLTFAEHPLDTDADHTGQATEAVITLPQPLAPGTTLDLTAIYSGEIPFSAERLERIGAPLDKAAAADWDAITPSLTALRGFGNVLWYPTASPSILLGDGAKLFQALGQAKLRQSPATISLRLTVEYTGEAPAAAWFCGRREVFHTIPENPGTSVTDTPGLATAEFSPRTLGFRIPSLFIVPTDATATDNMLLSAITQQPNVLPSYNAGLQLVRPLLSDWLGPNPLEPLILLDHPGQPFEDNALLVAPMHAADAASLAPLLAHSLTHAWFYSSHPWLNEGVAQFMTLLWVERNQGRNAALAQLHQQVNTLALAEPQITGTSDPATTGQSLIEAHDETTYCGTKSAAVLWMLRSLTGDAALKHALALYRDTAARSPKEDADSHAFQRTLEQASGRDLGWFFDDWVYRDRGLPDLSILNVTPRDLSTGGKTSWLVSVEVHNDGYAAAEVPITVRSGTLTKTEFLRLPGRATASTRVLFEGIPAEVIVNDGTIPEQTTPTHTRKLTLTQTTN; translated from the coding sequence ATGTTGTCCTCCGCATCACGCTGCCTCTCCATCCTCCTGGCCGTCCTCCTGGCTCAAACCTCGCTCGCACCTGCGCAGAAACAACCCGCCCCGCAGCCCCCCCAACAGCCGACGCAACAGAAGGAACCTTCCGACACCCTAGAGCCCGGCCCCGCTCCACCTCCCGGAACCGTCCTCTTCAACCGCAACATCAACCAGGAGCAGACACCCCAGCCTCCGGCCCAACAGCCGGCTCCCGAAAAGGAGCTGGTCACCCCCACCGACGCCGAGCGCGCCTCCCTCACCTTCACCGCCTACGACCTCGCCCTCCACATCTCCCCGGCGACGTCACACCTGGCCGCGCACGCCCAGTTCACGGTCAAAAACACCGGCCCCTCTCCGCTCCCTCGCCTCGCCCTGCAGCTCTCCTCAACCCTCCACTGGGAGAGCGTCACCCTCCGTACCGCGGGCAGCACCCAGCCCCTCACCTTCGCCGAGCATCCCCTCGACACCGACGCCGACCACACCGGTCAGGCCACTGAAGCCGTCATCACGCTTCCCCAGCCCCTCGCCCCCGGAACCACCCTCGACCTCACCGCCATCTACTCCGGCGAGATCCCCTTCTCCGCCGAGCGCCTCGAGCGCATCGGAGCCCCGCTCGACAAGGCTGCCGCCGCCGACTGGGACGCCATCACCCCCTCGCTCACCGCCCTACGCGGCTTCGGGAACGTCCTCTGGTACCCCACCGCCTCGCCCTCCATCCTCCTCGGCGACGGCGCCAAACTCTTCCAGGCACTCGGCCAGGCCAAACTCCGCCAGTCCCCCGCCACCATCAGCCTCCGCCTCACCGTCGAGTACACCGGCGAGGCCCCCGCCGCCGCATGGTTCTGCGGTCGCCGCGAGGTCTTCCACACCATCCCCGAGAACCCCGGGACCTCCGTCACCGATACCCCCGGTCTCGCCACAGCCGAGTTCTCCCCCCGAACCCTCGGATTCCGCATCCCCAGCCTCTTCATTGTCCCCACCGACGCCACCGCGACCGACAACATGCTCCTCTCGGCCATCACCCAGCAGCCCAACGTCCTTCCCAGCTACAACGCTGGCTTGCAGCTCGTCCGCCCGCTGCTCTCCGACTGGCTCGGCCCCAATCCCCTCGAACCCCTGATCCTCCTCGACCACCCCGGCCAGCCCTTTGAGGACAACGCCCTCCTCGTCGCCCCCATGCACGCCGCCGACGCCGCCTCGCTCGCGCCCCTCCTCGCCCACTCCCTCACCCACGCCTGGTTCTATTCCTCCCACCCCTGGCTCAACGAAGGCGTCGCCCAGTTCATGACCCTCCTCTGGGTCGAGCGCAACCAGGGCCGCAACGCCGCCCTCGCCCAACTCCACCAGCAGGTCAACACCCTCGCCCTCGCCGAGCCCCAGATTACTGGCACCAGCGACCCAGCCACCACAGGCCAGTCCCTCATCGAAGCCCACGACGAAACCACCTACTGCGGCACCAAATCCGCCGCCGTCCTCTGGATGCTCCGCTCCCTCACCGGCGACGCCGCACTCAAACATGCACTCGCTCTCTACCGCGACACCGCCGCCCGTAGCCCTAAAGAGGACGCCGACTCCCACGCCTTCCAGCGCACCCTTGAACAGGCCTCCGGGCGTGACCTCGGCTGGTTCTTCGACGACTGGGTCTACCGCGACCGCGGCCTTCCTGACCTCTCCATCCTGAACGTCACCCCGCGCGACCTCTCCACCGGCGGCAAGACAAGCTGGCTCGTCTCCGTCGAGGTTCACAACGACGGCTACGCCGCCGCCGAGGTCCCCATCACGGTCCGCTCCGGCACGCTCACCAAGACCGAGTTCCTCCGCCTCCCAGGCCGCGCCACCGCCTCCACCCGCGTCCTCTTCGAGGGCATCCCCGCCGAAGTCATCGTCAACGACGGCACCATCCCCGAGCAGACCACCCCCACCCACACCCGCAAGCTAACCCTCACCCAGACAACCAACTAA
- a CDS encoding GAF domain-containing SpoIIE family protein phosphatase, with protein MATPALRPIDTSGGIPSRIHSSCDYVQTLMKLQRAAELITSTLDMDALLERVVNDIAASIGCVEVSVWLRDWETDEMVLEGVRGCTVNMKGARLKIGREGMVGHVAKTGKMRYARDVRLDPYYVQCEEETRSAVDLPLQARGEIVGVLSVEHKELDAFSGDQLQVLQALAGHIAVAIENARLFQVERMERERMQREADDARAVQQSLFLKAVPLVSGFAFETAWHPAGTLAGDWFDFIDLGEDRYGIVLADVSGKGMPAALLMSATRAILRSLAKLDSSPSQTLVRLNQTLSEDFPMGKFVTMIYAVLDARAREITVASAGHLRPLLINGKCSFLEVDSGLPLGLGASSYPECKIEMKPGTRLLFYTDGITEAMNSRDEEYGPARLREHFLQPDACVEGLIEEVQRFGHGSNRTDDATVVLIRSR; from the coding sequence ATGGCTACCCCCGCACTTCGCCCGATTGATACCAGTGGTGGTATTCCTTCACGGATTCACTCATCCTGCGATTATGTTCAAACCCTGATGAAGCTGCAGCGGGCTGCTGAACTCATTACGTCTACTCTGGACATGGATGCTCTGCTGGAGCGGGTCGTGAATGATATTGCTGCTTCGATCGGCTGCGTCGAAGTCTCCGTGTGGCTGCGCGATTGGGAGACCGACGAGATGGTTCTCGAAGGCGTCAGGGGTTGCACGGTCAACATGAAGGGCGCGCGGCTGAAGATCGGCCGGGAAGGGATGGTGGGGCATGTCGCGAAAACGGGAAAGATGCGTTACGCGAGGGATGTGAGACTGGACCCGTATTACGTACAGTGCGAGGAGGAGACGCGCTCCGCGGTCGACCTTCCGCTGCAGGCGCGGGGCGAGATCGTCGGTGTTCTGAGCGTCGAACATAAGGAGCTGGACGCTTTTTCCGGCGACCAGTTGCAGGTGTTGCAGGCGCTGGCAGGGCATATTGCGGTGGCGATTGAGAATGCACGCCTGTTCCAGGTTGAGCGTATGGAGCGGGAAAGGATGCAACGCGAGGCAGACGATGCGCGGGCGGTGCAGCAGTCGTTATTTCTGAAGGCGGTTCCACTGGTCTCCGGATTCGCGTTTGAGACGGCGTGGCATCCGGCTGGGACGTTGGCCGGCGATTGGTTTGATTTCATCGATCTTGGCGAGGACCGCTACGGAATTGTGCTCGCCGACGTGTCGGGCAAGGGGATGCCGGCGGCGTTGCTGATGTCGGCCACACGAGCGATTCTGCGCTCGCTGGCGAAGCTGGATTCCTCCCCCAGCCAAACGCTGGTGCGTTTGAACCAGACGCTGTCGGAGGACTTTCCGATGGGGAAATTTGTGACGATGATCTACGCGGTGCTCGATGCACGGGCGCGTGAGATTACTGTCGCCAGCGCGGGACACCTGCGGCCGTTGCTGATCAACGGCAAGTGCTCGTTTCTGGAGGTCGATTCGGGCCTGCCGCTGGGGCTGGGTGCGTCTTCGTATCCGGAGTGCAAGATAGAGATGAAGCCCGGTACCCGGTTGCTGTTCTACACGGACGGCATCACAGAGGCCATGAACAGCCGTGACGAGGAGTATGGCCCGGCGCGGCTGCGGGAGCACTTTCTTCAGCCGGATGCGTGTGTGGAAGGGCTGATTGAAGAGGTGCAGCGTTTTGGGCACGGGTCGAACCGGACGGATGATGCGACGGTAGTCCTGATTCGCAGCAGGTGA